Genomic window (Fibrobacter sp.):
TTAACTGGGCAGTTGAGGAAAGCTCCTCTGTCAGAATAAGAATTAGAATTGATAACAGGACTGTATCTCTTGGTGGAAATTCTTTTGATATCAAGACCAGATGGACCATTTACCCGACTGGTCAGATCTTCAGATGGGACAGTATCAGTAATTTCTCTGCCGGGCCTTCCCAGGTGCATCTGCTCAATGTTTTCGATGACAATGCCGGATTCTCATCGGTCAGCAAATCGGAAGCCGGCAAGAGGGCCGTATTGATGAATTCTCAGAATTATCCTGATTTCGCTTCTGCATGGCTTTCCATGAAAAACAACAGCGGATATCAGGCTGAACCTTTCGATAATGACACCATAGACGAGTGCAGCACAGGAGAAAGGGCAGGTTTTAAATATGTCGATGAAACCACAAGTCCCTTGACCAAATGGATATCAGCCCCGATACAGACTGTACAGTATCTGGATATCCAGCGCCCTGAGATGAGTCCGGGATACAGGGATTCTGTATGTATAGGTGTACAGCACACAGGTTTGGGAAACGGAGACGCTCTGATAGTTTCAAAGGGAACACTGCTGTCTGGAGAACTTGCTACAGACGGAGACCTCAACAAGGATGGCTTTAATGAAACAGAGGGTGCCTATGTTATTGCTGCTGAAAACAATGCGGTAAATTTCCAGCTTCCTGCAAATAATGATACATGCAGGTTCTATCCGGTTTTCAGGTTGACTGATTATTTTGCCTCATCAAAACCGCAATACATCTTCCTCTATAACTCTTCCGGCGATACCATTCCTTTATTAGATGGTTATCAGTATAATGCTTACCTTAACAGGGCGAAAAGAGAACTGGTGATACAGATAGACAGTGTATTCTGCAGTACTGTTGGAATTTTTATCTCTGCAGACAGGACTCTGGCAGTTACACTGTCAAGTTTCTGGGCTAAAGGAGGCCAGAACTGTGACACATTAGGGTGGAGAACGGAAAGCGAACTGGAAAATCTGGGGTATTACATCTACAGGAGAATCAAGCCGGAATTCTACGACAGCCTGAGCAATCTTGCGAAAAAGAAAGAAGCCAATGAAGGTGCTGTGGCTTTGCTTAAAGGTAAAGCCATCAGCAGTAAGGATACAGGATGGGTTCTTTTAAATAATGAGATTATTCCCGGTGCTCCGTCGGGAGTTTCACATGCTTCCCGTAATTATATGTGGATAGACAAGGCTGTTTTGAGTGAAGTCCTTTATGAATACAAGCTTGTTTCGGTTGACTATAGAAATGTTGCTGAAGAATTTGGTCCTGTAGAAGCCATGCCTTTACCACTGATCAGGGTTTTCCGCCTGGGAACAAATTTCCCCAACCCATTCAGGGCTTTTACGGTCATTCGATTCGAGCTGCCGGTAGAATGCAGAGTATCACTTAACATCTATGACCTCCAGGGACGGCTTGTGCGAAAGCTTATTACTCCCGATAAACCTCTGGCAGCAAATTATCATCAGGTGATCTGGGATGGTAAAAATGATATGGGTCGTAAGATTCAAGCCGGTCCCTATATCTATCGCCTGACAGCCAGAAAATTCACAAAGTCGATGGTGATGATAAAAGTGGAGTAGGATCTGCCCCCTGATCCACTAACTTCATCAGTCCGACAATAGGATCTTCAGCCAACAGTGATCCTCCAAGCTGCTCAGAAGCAGCACGGCACCCACCACGGCACTTTTCCCATTTTACACAATCCCGGCAATACAGGGGAGTGGTTGTATCCCAGGATTTTACATATTCCGAATTGAATATGGATCTTATGGATTCTCTGAAGATATTCCCGGTAATCACAGGCGAATGATTGCACATCCGCACATCCCCGAATGCATCGATTGTTATCGGTTTTCTCATAGGATCGGAACTGCAGTGAGAAATCGCAATACCAGGATAATCTTTTTGATCGATAATACAGCAGGGGACACAAACATTTGCTGAGATTTGCATACTGCTGTTCATCGAGAAATCATTTGCGGTTTGGAAAGCAGATTTAAGCTGTTGCAGGGATGTTATTTTTCCGGAGATTGTGTCCGAAGCTGGATTGATGACAATAATTGTATCACCGGGACCTGAGACTTGATCTATCGAAAACTGGTTTTCAGGGGAATTGCATAACAGGTTGTAGTAAAACAGCCAGAAGTTACCCCGGAAAGGGAAAGAATGATAGCACCAAGTTTCAGTTTACTCTTGACCAGAGAGGGATGTCGCCTTGTTTAAAATAACGAGGAAAGAAACCAGTCCAAAAGCGATAAAGAGGAAAAACAGGAAAACTGAGATGACTATTTTTCTGTTCATATACAGGCTCCTGCTGTATTAATGTGAAGAATATTGAGTTGAAGCATTACAGAAGGCATTTTCTTCTGTTTATGTCATTCACAAAAGTATAATAGTTACTGTTTCTAAGTCAAGTAAGTTTTCATACAGTTTTCCGGTTTGGAGACAGTATCGCAATTTCAACAAATTTTCTGAAATGCCGGAAAATTTCGCTCTCCGCGGTGAGCAGTTGAAGGTATTACTCATGGAAATTGTGACACACAATTGGATGATAAGGTTTTGCCGGTGCGCAGATTCTATTTTTTACAGTTATGTCAATTAAGGCCGCTGATGTCCGGAAGCACCTCTTTTCCCTCACTGCCAGGGGAATCAAGTTTGATCTCAAACGCATTATTGAGGCTTCAAATCGAATTGGCGTCCCCCACAGTGCTTATAAGTGCATCCATGTAGCAGGCACAAACGGTAAAGGATCAACCTGCGCCTACATAGAATCTATCCTGCGTACATCAGGATTTAAAACCGGGCTTTTTACTTCTCCCCATATTCTGAATTTTGAAGAGCGTTTCCAGATAGACGGGAAAATCATCTCGGAGGACCTCTGGCTTGGTGCCTACGAAAAACTGTCCGGGATTATAGATAAGCTTAAGCTTACTTTCTTTGAGGCCTCAACACTGATTGCTTTTGATCTTTTTAAAGCAACCGGTGTGGAATGGGCTGTATTTGAGACAGGGATGGGGGGACGTCTCGATGCTACAAACATCATTTCACCCGTTGTGTCGGTCATTTCAAGTGTATCCATGGACCACATGGAATTTCTGGGAGACAATCTGTTATCTGTGTTCCGGGAAAAACTTGGGATAGTGAAAAAGAACACACCTTTGATTCTGGCTGCAAACCCAGATGAAGATGTTATGAGGCTGGCAAGGAAAGTTTGCAGCGAGGCAGGGGCAGATCTGACAGTTGTTTCCTCAGATGGTTTGGATTCTCAACAGACACCAGCAGGAACCCGTTTTTCCTATAACGGGCAGATTTACGATATTCAGCTGCGCGGCTCTTTTCAGTTATTGAACAGCCTGCTGGCAATAAATGCTGTCAGGAAAGCCGGAATTAGCGATGATACAATCATCAAAGAAGGACTTTTAAAAGCAAATCTCCCGGGAAGATTCCAGAAGATAGAGATTTCCGGGAAAAATGTAATTTTCGATGTTGGTCACAATCCCGAAGCTGCAGAGGCGTTTATCACTGCGCTGCAGGCAAATTTCCCCAATAAAAAAGCCTGTATTGTAACTGGAATAATGAAAGACAAGGATACTGCAGGTATAATAGCCAACTACCTCAAAGTTGCAGAAACCATCATTTTTACTCAACCCGGGACAGAAAGGGCGGAATCTGCCCAAAACCTGCTTTCCCGGGTTCCACCAGAAAAGCAGTTAAAGTGTTTTGTTATACCGGACGTTGCAAGTGCTGTAAAAGCAGCACTTTGTGGTAAAGAGGAACTGGTGTGTATCGCCGGTTCTTTTTACACGGTGAGCGAAGGTTTTTCTGCACTGGGAATTAAACCTTTTTAATCAGATTTGCACAAACTACATTATTATATTCATTTTGGGGAAAAAATGGGTGCCACAGACGGGACAGCTATTTTCTGGTTTCTTTTCACAATTTCAGGTAGATTATGATGCAGAAATTCAAGTTTCCTATTTTAATACTGCTTCTTTCCTTCTTTCCTGCATTCAGCCAGACTGATATTATCAGGTCTGGAGATTTCAGCGATTTTACCCAATGGAATCTTGATCCCTGGAGTGGTTCCTGCACAAGCTTTGTTTCCAACGGAGAGTTAACTGTTCAGATCACCGACCCCGGAGCTGAAACCTGGTCAATTCAGCTTACCCAGAAAGAAGTTCGTCTCGACAGCGGTAAAGTTTACCGCTTCTCATTCGAAGCTGCAGCAGACATGGAGCGAACTATCGAAGCAGCAGTTGGCAGGGATGGGGGAGATTATTATGCCTGGTCTGGCCGGGATACAGTCACTTTGAATACCGTAAAACAGTCTTTCGAATATGTATTCTCCATGAGGACAACCGGGGATTCTTCTGCCCGGGTTGAATTTAACCTTGGGAAGTATATGGGAAATATCATAATAAGCAATGTGCAGTTAATAGAACTGCCCGGACCGCTTTTAAGCATTACATCGCCATCACCCGGAGCACTGGTCTATGTGGGAAATCCGGAAACTGTCTCCTGGGTATGCCTTGGGGATAATGATCCTCTGACAATCGAACTTTCGGTTGACAATGGTCTGAGCTGGAAACTGATCGCAGATTCGGTACCAAATACTGGCTCTTATACCTGGATACCCGAAAAGACCTATTCACCATGGTGTATCCTCCGCCTTAAAAGTACGTCGGATGAAACTCTTACAGCTCAGACAGAAATGCCATTTGAAATAGCAGCAAGCACACAACTGGTTTTTAATGGATCCTTTTCTATCAGCGATTCTGGCTGGAGCCTTGAAGTGAAAGAAGGGCTGAACGCATCTGGTGAAGTTAC
Coding sequences:
- a CDS encoding bifunctional folylpolyglutamate synthase/dihydrofolate synthase, with amino-acid sequence MSIKAADVRKHLFSLTARGIKFDLKRIIEASNRIGVPHSAYKCIHVAGTNGKGSTCAYIESILRTSGFKTGLFTSPHILNFEERFQIDGKIISEDLWLGAYEKLSGIIDKLKLTFFEASTLIAFDLFKATGVEWAVFETGMGGRLDATNIISPVVSVISSVSMDHMEFLGDNLLSVFREKLGIVKKNTPLILAANPDEDVMRLARKVCSEAGADLTVVSSDGLDSQQTPAGTRFSYNGQIYDIQLRGSFQLLNSLLAINAVRKAGISDDTIIKEGLLKANLPGRFQKIEISGKNVIFDVGHNPEAAEAFITALQANFPNKKACIVTGIMKDKDTAGIIANYLKVAETIIFTQPGTERAESAQNLLSRVPPEKQLKCFVIPDVASAVKAALCGKEELVCIAGSFYTVSEGFSALGIKPF
- a CDS encoding SPASM domain-containing protein, producing MRKPITIDAFGDVRMCNHSPVITGNIFRESIRSIFNSEYVKSWDTTTPLYCRDCVKWEKCRGGCRAASEQLGGSLLAEDPIVGLMKLVDQGADPTPLLSSPSTL